The genomic interval gaaaaggaaggtggtgagattacataatcccagtgagtaaacaaataccatctaaaatatctaaagctgagtaaatggagacaaataaaatagattagcataaaaatgattctcagcatttcaaactcattttaataagataaattaaattcatttaaccaaaataaacaatgAGGCTTATGACTTCCTAAAaagtttggctcgtgccaaaatcattctcatactcagttattagggataccttggccgagggctatcccaaccgagtctgccaaggttgttaaaaagttatgtacgcataaatcatgtttttttttattttgaaaatatagccgttccttggcgttggctaagttcaccctcacgtggcgATTTAGCGtgagtgaactctaaagtgttaacctcaggagttatccatccgcgcctttcatactgaggtatgaatataatagggttaccgtgcccctctaataggctggtccacagaacctgTCCACTACAGCGACCAATTtataacccaccatacaataaaatttgcaataacatgacatggcaattattttattttacagcctctcaaggcaaattaatagttcatacattttcaacacaaatacgaattcagccattcatgcaaatattatcataagccattcaattcaaaccatgctttataacacaacaattagtctccaattactccattttcaaaaccatctttcaatttcaagacaatttataaaatcatttcatttaatcacattttacttataaaacataaagatttaccatttaaactcattttccataaaatcacaaaatcggataaaaaccactttagataattaagacgataataaggttactcactgtaatgGGAATCGAAtttcgagtactccgattcttgatccttgggtactatctctttacttttgccagaatgctcaccacctagacaatACACaacacataattcaatatattgtgtcatgccattataaatctatttcaggctctatactaatgcatgaaatggactGCAAATTGTTTAGATTATCgtctaaatacggtgttctatacaaattcaattgtgtacctaaataaaacgatATTGACCTAATttgatctatcactcgattaattggccaatatgtccaatttaactccaattaatttcatttttcttccaattctccaaaccatcaaacacaagttaaataacttgaaatatggcaaaatcatcctcacattttctcttggaaaattcggccatggtgggtgcatcaacactataatttttcaagcttgattctcacaccataaatcactaattcctaaccaaatcactttgaaataaaatcaaaatcatcatcaatattccacatggagaattcggccaatgatgggtgatgggagaaaatgaatttttcttgttggcttttcatgctacacatcactaactaactaaaaacactaaaatacactgaaatctaaccaaatcaagcatcagaatctctctctaagtgttcggccagcaagatacccattatgaaatcatgtgattcaaccatgaaaaataagaaaaaatgcttaagaaagagagatcacaagctagaattgaaaaatgttacttttttcacttgtttcattgaattttcacactttgttcttcctttggccggccatatgaagagaaatggactgattttgtgctgatttttaagccaaataataaatggatgaaaatttgacacatgtcaccattccattggtccatgtgtcacacttacccattaagcaatctctctccaccacttaaattttctcaattatccatgataatattgggtaaaatccatgtgctggacaagtgttgggtgatgtaaaattacaattttgcccttgggtggcaaaatgactattttacccctatgctagaaaaatatcgaaattaaaattcttcacttctcaaactcaaattatactccaaataatcaatcttagtcaaaaatttcatccaacactcacattttaacctcgggtagcaaaatgaccatttttccCCTAGCTCATGAAaatccaatttgactccaaatagGTCCTCAAACTCTAAATCactattttaagtcattctggggttttaaaattctcaatttcattttaaaatctctatttggactagttcgaggcttaattcaacttaattgtaccattggtacattaccgtcctttaacgatttttgagATACCCAAGTaaacaaacatgcattcttatgtaaaaatgacataataaacatattgtagagtcaggcttgacaaCTACCATGGCTTTGGGAATCCGGTGGAGGGGGGCCTCTCGGATGTTATTACTTGGAAGCGAGTCCACGAGTTGATTATTATGATTACCTAGTCGAGAGTGatatctctttgggttttccAACATGTATTCTTTCGCATGGTGAGAATTACAAGTTTTTTCGTAGctcctttatttattttgtatttaattcTTCGGGGATGAGATGATTTATGAGCTTGTGTATAAGCTTTGATAATGCTTGATTTTACTGAAGCATGCATTCTTATGCCGGTTTGATTTAAGTAAAGGATGTTAAATGATTTCGATGGTAGAAATCTTTCCCTTGCACTTgctttgataaattaattgaaatgattattttgcaTCAAAATTCTTGGGTTATATGTAAGGCACAAATGTTccattttagtttaaattgtttatatacattcttatgtttttaatattcaaaatttctatCCCTGGCTTATTTCCCATCTACACCCTGCTCACAGAGCCGATAatcactgagtttgtgagactcaTCTCCTTTATCTTCCCCTTTTTGCAAATAAGTGATCAGCTCAAGTGTATTGCCTCAGCATATTTGACTTGCTATGACGTAGGTAATGGCATCTCTTAGACTTCCACTCCGAGTCGCTCTGCTGCATAAGGGTCATGTTGTGTAAAACAGTTAGACTTATAGAAATTATTAGTTTATCGAAAATGTAATGCTAAAATCCTTGAGGTTGTGTAATGGATTCTAAGTGTGAGGTTTGAATTTATCTTGAAGTTTACTAGAATTGGACATTGTTATCTAGTTGCTACATCTTAATTACAGCTTCTTATTCGTTTAAGTAAACGATAGTATTATTACAAGTCGGCAAAATGTTTAATAATTGTCACAAGTGGAACGTTATAATAAAATCCAAGGCGATTCATTTACGCAGtaaaatgtttgatgggtTAACAAGAATCTCAACTAAGACTTGTTTGGGATTTGGCGAGTTCTCTCGTAAGTCTCGAATGCCAATAACAATTGGGAAGAGAGTCATTACACAACAAGATTCATATCATTATACATAATTGTACATTGTTTACTTTTCTCACTCCTTTACTTTGTGAACTATTTCCTTATTTATTAACTTTCATTCCTTTtaaactttcaaaattctttttaaaagtgttattcaccctTTTAGATAGCCCACCTAGGATCAATAATATTaagttaaaattgtttaaatttttgagtttGTAAGTGCAAAGCAATTATTTGCAACAAATACATTGTGTtaggataaaaaaaatcaaatgtcTTGAAAcaacatatttaaaataagGATTAACCgtaaaacacaaaaatgaaagtgtcataagataataataaattttatattaatatagtttaatataattatactTTACATGTGCGAGAtgtttttttatcaataattaattgattttaaatggaATGTTCACAAAGTTATAATGGATTTAGAGCAAACTCAATCTTCATTACCCTACGGAAGGAAACAAATAAGGTGGTACAATGTGTTTGATACAAAGAGGTAATTGTGTGTTACAAAAGTTCGTTTAGTAGATACATTCACTAGCTTGTtataatacaaaaatattgctttgttttgtagaagaaaagaaaaaaaaaaaagaagacccATCGGGACTAGAAAGGGCTGCATCAGAACAGTAAACGAGTAGATTTTCCGTCGAAGAATGAAAAGAAGTATCGCAAAGGGAACAAACTTTGCATCCATCATCCGTGTGGATATAAAGTTAAGCCTCTGCCAGTTTGGGCCACAAATAGCAACCGTACATGATTGAGACACGCGTGAGAGGACGCGTCTCGTCTACTTCCTGTGAGCATTTGGTTGCTGATTGCTGATGGCTCAGTCAGACACAGACAAAGGAATCACCAATGAACAAGTTAACACCATACATGAACATAATCTGTTTGTCTCAAATCATGGACATGCGTGCTGTCACGCACTATGGAGAAACAGTGGGAATGGGACGGATGATGCCAAAGGAAGGCCCCAAAAGCCAAGGCAAATGCCTAGCCAATCAAAACAAAACTTCTCAcagtaataataaaaataataaaatcttaaaatctttataacACTCATTGGTAAGCATTTGGTCAGTCCCTTACTTTgactttataaatttaaaacattaaattaattaaacgcTTATAAAATAAGTGAGACCAATcaaattgtaataaaaaaacaaaaataatcgAACTCGATCAGTTCAATTAGTTATTTTTCCACTAGGATgaagataatttttaaatatattttgaaaatattaataatatttatatatctaaaaatatattatttcgATTGTTTGATtgtaaattttgaatataaaaatagattcaaacaatcaaataaattgttttttttaattgattaatatcgaaataaaaaaaaattgatttgaattaaTCGAATCTAAtccattttgatcaattatttcaattttaatcaatcaaTACTCACCCTAACTGtcaatttttcaattcaaaGTTCCTCTCCTGGATTCTAATCTTTCAAGTAGTACTAgcctttttaaaaatataagaaaataaacatttaatttgaaatgataaattaatgggtaataataataatataaagatttatatttgatatattgtTAGTATCCTATCAGTGAGTGAAATGTTGTGACCgttcttaatatatataaattccaaaattaaaaacactcaaaataaaatattcataaaattaaaaatatttactttgaaagatttttaaatttttatttttacatgtGTTAATAGATGGTACTTTGAAGTTAAAGTGGGAGTATGTTACCAGCAAGACAAGTTACCTTAATTGAATGTTAACCAATAAGGTAGTGTATGGCGATGTTATCCAGTGAGAAGGATTGCCAACGTTTTTATtgtgaaaaggaaaagaaaatgaataaaagcCCAAATCTcggaaaaacaaaatgaaaatatccaaataagagagaatttaagaaaagCATCAGACACAGTACTCATGATAAAAgctgaaaagaagaaaacaagatCCACCTCGAACCTCTCTCCACTCTCATCAAtcccctctctctcttctgATTCTGACCTCGAATCCGAGCTCTCCAGGCTGCGGACGGGGTAGGAAAGCGCATCTTCCTTTTGTGGGTATTGCCTTGCTCgctcttctttaatttttattttccaatcatgctgttttgttttttttaatcatatcCCAATCCTATAAATAAATTCTGAAATTCGATGATGGTCTGTATGTCGCAGGAGCAGCGGCAGCAGCAGCAGAGTTGGGAGCTGTTGGTCCAAATTTAGGTTTCGATTTgttgcttttcaaaatttacttgtactaataattataattattatcaCAATTTGTGAATAATGAGGGATGAAGACTCAAATTGGTTCGCAAGATGGGAGGAAGAGCTGCCATCACCAGAAGAGCTGATGCCTCTTTCACAAACCCTAATCACACCTGATCTTGCTCTCGCCTTCGACATTCGAAACCCaaaccaccaccaccaccttcaacaacaacaacaacagccACAGCCACCGCCTCCTCCTCCACCCTCCGCAGCCGGGCAGCCTCCTTCTCAGCCCACTTCGGCCGAATTTGCTGCTGATTCCGGTGACTTGGGGTCCGGGGCTGCTGGAGATGAGCCCGCACGCACTCTCAAGCGGCCTCGCCTTGTGTGGACCCCACAGCTCCACAAGAGATTCGTTGACGCCGTGGCTCATTTGGGGATAAAAAACGCCGTCCCCAAGACCATAATGCAGTTTATGAGTGTTGATGGTTTGACCAGAGAAAACGTTGCTAGTCATTTGCAGAAATATCGCCTTTATTTGAAGAGAATGCAAGGCTTATCTGGTGGTGGAGGTGGCGGTGGCGGTGGTGCCAACGGTGGAGCTGGTGGTGCCAGTTTGAGTGCCACGGCTGATCCGGTGACTGACCATCTGTTTGCAAGCTCACCGGTTCCACCGCACTTTCTTCATCCGGGTAGGGGTAATTCGGAGCATTTCTTGCCGTTTGTACCAGTGCCGGCACTGCAGCATCACCACCATCACCAGCAACAGCAGATAGTGGCAGCGGCGGTAGGACATCCACATCTGCAGACTCAGTATCATAGACAAATGGGGCATTTTGGATCATCCCCAAATGGCCAATTCGAGCACCCCTTCTTAGGCAGGCAGACGCAGCAACCAATGCATAGAATGGGAGGGGCACCCGTGCATAATCAAGTTCCCAGTAGTTATGTGGAAGATTTGGAATCTGCCAATGGGAATGGTGGAAGGAAGGTTCTTACTTTATTTCCAACTGGGGATGATTGATTCAAAACTTTGGTAATTATTGACATtccattttcatcattcaacttttcttcttttattttgattactCCTTTTGTTTGAGTTTCATCATGTAGAGTCTTGGTCGGTGGgtggtcatttttcttttttttttttttaagtgatCTTGACGGGGAGGTGGTAATTGGCAATGGACTTCAATTTCTTAATCTGAATTTTCATCTTGAGATAGTGGGGAGTGTACTTAATCTGGTATTCTTTTACCACACTCCGTCAGGCATTAGAGTTGGTTGCCATGtcatttgttttataatcttCAGTTCTGCAGACTTCTACCCTTGTAATTAAGTTGTCAGTGGCAGTCTGTGTTCTCGGTCAGCTTCTGGTGACGGATATTGATCGTGATGTCACTCTAAGCGACAAAAAGTTCCTAAGCTTATCAATGTTTGCAATTACTTTGGTCTGGTGCTATTGGATTAATCTGGACTGCTTAGAGGTTGTGTTACCCCATTGTTGTTTGGGATCAGCTCATTTTACTTAAGTTTTGGAGTCTGCTTGCCTGGGAGGTCCTTCAGCCATCAAGGTGGTTTTGAGGCAACATGACTAAATTTTGAGCTTGCTGGCGGGAAAAATAATGCTTACATTCCTTGTTGGTGTCTTTGTTTCTTATATTGAGGTTCTCCAGTTTCCAAAATTCTCTTCTATGTTAATCATTTCGTCTTCTTAGTTAAGTGTTATGTAGAGGTAAGTTGTAATTGTACATTGTGTAACTCCATAGAAGACTTTGGACCTGTGATATGAAGGGTATCTTTCAGGGATCTCtgacttttttttatgttaattttattctaatcCCCATGAACATTAGCTGGATTTTCCGAATTTCACAACATCTCTAACTTTTTGTGTTGTTGTTGAATGACATAAATTGTGTAGTGCGAAGTAGGACACTCAGCATTTGTGATGGAAGAATCATGTAAGAATTCTTTTGCATACTGCTGAAACATATGATCTTCAATCTTCATTCTCAGTCATTTGTGGCTGAAATATTAATCACCTGAAACAAGAAGGCAGTTGATAAAATTCTAACCAgaagttttcttttgttctaaAACAAACTGAGAAGAATTTTGGTGTCAATTTTTGGCACAGTGAGAGTGAGCAACATCTTTGTGGTCAAAGTACATAATCCATTTTTATTGAGCTATTTTATTACCTTTTCAGTGCATATATGATTGTTTAAACCTTTggatgtttttcatttttttgagcAAACTATgttatcttttccttttcttgaaTCTTTATCTTGTGGTTTCGTGACATTTTGAACTTCTGAGCGTGGGCTGTTATCTATGCAAGTAAACAGAACATATACCATACGTCCCCTACataattatctttaaattttcaaaactggGACAGATTTCCAATAAAGAATTCTGTCATATCAACTTCCAAGATAACTTGTGATTACAGTACATACCTGTAACTTCTAAGGTAGTTAAGTAGTGACCTAATCTATCGATCACATCTGAAACCTAACCTTGTGATTGGTCATGGGTGTCTACTTTAGCCTTTTAGTATTTGTTCAGTACATTCTAGTTGTTGTTATAGGTAATTAGTATGTGATATGACAATCTGAAATGTATGTTTCTCCATTTAATTTACCACAGTTGTATGATGTTCCTGGTCTGTACtttttttcctcctttttttggttaattcTTCTCATTCTCTAGATTTTGCGCACATTTTTTAATGTGGACCTAGAGGTAAGCATGGCAGTTAATCTTTTAACTGCTGATTGAACTTGAGAAGTTTTGCTTAGGGAAATATATGAGATTGAGTTCTGTGGTTCATTCCATAGCTTCGATGAAGAATTTTTCTGCTTATTTTCTGAATGGGTAAGAACAGAAACAATATATCCTTACGTAACTCAACTATAGCTTTAACAAGCTGGTGATACTTTTGAACTTGCTGAAAAATCTACTTCTGCTGACTTCTTTGGAGTCAACTGTGGATTAGACACAAAGTGGCATCTGGACAACTAGGGTTGAAAAATCTATAATTTTCAGAATTTCATTTGAGAGAATGATATTTCATATCTATAGCTACATGGTATTCAATGTTTTAACATCTCATTCAGTTTGATATTGTCCTGGAGAGCGTTGGTATTTGCAATGAAATTagaatttaacatattttttgTCCACTAGTTACTATGAACACCAACTAGTTGTGCTTTGGATCTTAATGTATTGTTAGGTTTTGATTGGTAGGGTGACTTTGATTAGTATCTGTTTTTTGGTCAGGGGTTTCTTATAATAAACTATAGTAAGTGGAAGATTTagcattgtgaaaggtttggATGTACCCTTTGCCTCCGCCATTTTAGGAATAATTTTAGATAACTTGTTGGATAAATGGAGTGTGCAACTCTTAGATACCAGtgtatttttttgttcaataTACCATAACTGCTTATGCAGCAGTGTTTGGAGGTTGCTAGTTGGAGCAACTTTCCTCCCCTCATTACCCGTGACAAATTGTTTAGCAAATGGCTTATTATAGTTGTTAAGACTCATTAGCTTTAGGCTAGAAATATTGCCACAGATTGTTATAGCATTCTCCAAAATTGTTGCTCTTACCAGATACCAATCTCACTCATTCTGGTACTCACAGAAATAGCACATTCAACTGAGACTTATTTCTCGCTCGTAGCGATTGGAATAGAGTGATGCTGTCAGGTTCAGTGTTGGAATCTGAGTGATGATCCAATTCTCGGAAATAGGCACAGACCTTTATCATGACTTGGTATTACTACGATCACACCTGAATGAACAATGATCATGCATTATTGCTCAGAAGCCTTCACGGTATGGATAATGGATAACATGTCAAATCTTGCCGGTGCATTTTATAGTGATAAAAGTACACTCATTTAACAATGATTAGTGAATTTGATCTATGCATAAGCTCAAGGCTTTAAATGTCAGGCGATTTTCCTAAATAATAAACCATTAGCTGTCAAGGGAAAGGTGTTCATCatcatgaaatttaaaatgaaatggtAGTAACATGGGCGGCAGAGCAAGAGGTCAACCCCTCTATGTTTCTCCTCTTATCTCTACCcctttttttctatatttcctGGATAAAAGGGGAAATATCAATAACCCAAAATCTGAAAACAGTCCAAAATACATCAACATCGAATGCCTTGAAACAAACCCACTAAAATGTAGACGTTGCAAAACCTGAATAATTGAAGGAAATGATCAGCTATAGATCAGAGGAACAGGTGCCGACTTGCCGACCTAGAAAAAAAAGTGCCaacttttttataataaagtaatgttaataaaaaaagttgatGAGAATATTCCGAATAATTCAACACAGTAAGTAGcaatattaatgaaataaaagtgTTCTTATATTCTGAGAacaaaaaatctcaaaacccGAAAGAATTGGAACTAGAAATGTCCTGAACCAATGGGAAGTGATCTCATCCAATTTCCAAGCCCAGATGTCGGATTGCTGCCTCTTAAGTTTTTGGCTATCAAACCTTACCATACTATCAAATGTTTGAACTTTGAAGACAGGCACAGAGAGGCAGAGTTCAATTATTCTGGCACTGCAGAATCAGACTTCagagattaaaagaaaaaaaaaccgaAAAGAGAACACAAAAGACAGGGTGTCTTGACTTGATGCGGTTCACCAAATCTTCTTTATTCTTGTGGTGCCCCTATTCTGAGGCTAATATTTTTAGATGCAAACCCTGTCAAAAGCATGTGGAAGACACCCTGGATCTCACTTAATTATTGGACATTAGTTTAGGGAAACTTGGGACACCAAACTTCTTGGTGAAACATGACAAACAGCTTTGTCTGCGACTCTCAAGGAAAATCATACCAAATCTGGTTGTATACCCTAATAGAAATATTTACGATCCATGAAACCAGAGATATTTTACATGCGGAGGGTTTTGTTTCCATTTTAGCCTTATAATAGACCATATTTAACAAATATgcctttgaaaataaattttttagatCTGCTTACGTGATTATAAATTGTTACTATTGCTATTGCTTCCCATACAATGTCTACATGGCAAGTTGTGGATCTGATCTGCCTGCACGGAGGATGGCCATCATCGCATCCATTTCAGTTgcattttaagttatttattttcttttaattagtATTTGTCTGTCTTTATTGAGTTTTGGTTTGATTAAAATTCGAAATTTTATTTGCttagaattttaatttgttgacAATATTGAATAGTTacacaattttaaaattattgtctCACATTAAGTGTTAATCTTATTTTActctgaatttttttattataaaagtgGATCTTTAAACTTGAGAAGTTAGGTAGTGTTTTTGGGAGccttagagaaagaaaatcttCTAACTTTATTTTCTACTTTAGATGGAGCTAGAATGGGCCTAAGTGATTGTTCTTTTGAGACTATTGAGAGAATGTGTAGAAGAGTTCTTTGACTTGGTTTGGAAGACTGTAgaatagagattttattgtattttcatTCGTACTAGtaaaaaatctattttacTCCGTAGACGTAAGCAAGTGATGCagccatataattttttttttctatttgcttaatttctttgggatttatctttattgttttttgagaaaattttagaacaaattggtatcaaagctttcAGTTTGGTAATCAAGATTCAACAAAGAAATGTTAAAAAGTTACTacttttatgaatttattaatttagaagTTTGATAAGAGGACTAATTTCATGCAATGGTAAAGAAGGATGAAAATCTTCTTGTATCGAAGGTTTGATGAGCTCCTTCttagaaaaagagaaaaggcaATCGGATGACATAAAGGATGTTGAATGGGTAAAGTTTGAAGAAACGCATGTTAGCACTATTTGGTTATGCATTGGGGGTAAcatgtttaataattttatttatgagGAATCCATTCTAGAGATGTGGCCAAGATTTATTAGGAGAAggcatttttgtttcttgcttttcttttAGAATCTTATGAGGTATTTGtggaatttttaattttgtttttgaaaaatttgtgGAATCTCTAATTAGCGAGAAAGATACAATAACATTACAACAAATACAAACAACATTGATATCATGTGAAGTTTAAAGAAACTAAGGAAGGGGGTAGAGATTCAATTAACTTGGCATTATGTCACGATCCAATCTCGAGTCCAAACTGATGCATGGGCCTAATAGGCAAAGCACACTAGACCCAAGCAAGTCTTTCACTCCTCTATATTCATGAACTTGTCACATCATTAATATACGTCTCATATCAACCATCTATAGCTATTACGCATcatatgtatgtgtgtgtgtgtgtctatatatatatatatatatatatatatacNTTCATGAACTTGTCACATCATTAATATACGTCTCATATCAACCATCTATAGCTATTACGCATcatatgtatgtgtgtgtgtgtgtctatatatatatatatatatatatatatcaactctgaaatgtcatacatgaaaCATAtcacaatatttataaaattcatcTAAGTCTTAGACCCTTGCCAACTCGTGGCTACATCACCATTTGTACTGGACATCTAACATATACAAAATATACCAGAATTGACACATGAATAGTGTTGTGACTTTGAGTAGGTGTCATCTAGTGAATGCCAAAATTTACCTACCAGTAGGTGGGGTGTAGATCTCCTCAAGCTATGATCCAACTACCTCTGGATTTGAAAACCAAAAGTATGAATTTTAAAAGGTGAGCATAAGATTTAGTAAGGGACATAAGAAAGGGAATGAACATATACAGGGATAATTACTTTATAAAACTATGCCATATCCTTTGAAACCATAcatattttgctttaaaacCAAATCCATGATGCGATACAACTATCAAACCACTATTGTATCCATTTCATGTTTCAATCCGAGGTAACAGGGTTTTTCTAAGTAAAATAGGGTTAAATTTCActaaaacatcaaatttaGATTGTAGAAAGACAACTCTATTTTATAGAGctattttgtcacattttaAGCATAAGAATTAGCTAAATCCTtgagttttgatttgaaattgtcACGTTTTAGTGATTTCTTTTAAGTTTAGTTTAATTGCTTTAAGtagtttgattttgatttgattttttgttgattAAATCATTTTATCATGATAGTAACTTAGTTTGTTTGATCTTGAAAGGTGCTCGATCGAATGGCttcaaaatggaaaagaaaaccaaagtAAATACAAAATGCAACAAGCAGAGTGTCGAGGCCTTGGGAACTTAGGTGCCGCGACGCCAAAAGGTGATGCATATGGTGCACCAACCGAGAGTTGAAGGCCACAGCACCAAGGGAGCAACATGTGAGCCAAAATTCAAGGAATTCAAGGTTGAAGCATAGAAAAATGGAGGCCGTGG from Theobroma cacao cultivar B97-61/B2 chromosome 5, Criollo_cocoa_genome_V2, whole genome shotgun sequence carries:
- the LOC18507262 gene encoding transcription factor PCL1 isoform X1, which translates into the protein MRDEDSNWFARWEEELPSPEELMPLSQTLITPDLALAFDIRNPNHHHHLQQQQQQPQPPPPPPPSAAGQPPSQPTSAEFAADSGDLGSGAAGDEPARTLKRPRLVWTPQLHKRFVDAVAHLGIKNAVPKTIMQFMSVDGLTRENVASHLQKYRLYLKRMQGLSGGGGGGGGGANGGAGGASLSATADPVTDHLFASSPVPPHFLHPGRGNSEHFLPFVPVPALQHHHHHQQQQIVAAAVGHPHLQTQYHRQMGHFGSSPNGQFEHPFLGRQTQQPMHRMGGAPVHNQVPSSYVEDLESANGNGGRKVLTLFPTGDD
- the LOC18507262 gene encoding transcription factor PCL1 isoform X2 encodes the protein MPLSQTLITPDLALAFDIRNPNHHHHLQQQQQQPQPPPPPPPSAAGQPPSQPTSAEFAADSGDLGSGAAGDEPARTLKRPRLVWTPQLHKRFVDAVAHLGIKNAVPKTIMQFMSVDGLTRENVASHLQKYRLYLKRMQGLSGGGGGGGGGANGGAGGASLSATADPVTDHLFASSPVPPHFLHPGRGNSEHFLPFVPVPALQHHHHHQQQQIVAAAVGHPHLQTQYHRQMGHFGSSPNGQFEHPFLGRQTQQPMHRMGGAPVHNQVPSSYVEDLESANGNGGRKVLTLFPTGDD